One Eptesicus fuscus isolate TK198812 chromosome 11, DD_ASM_mEF_20220401, whole genome shotgun sequence genomic region harbors:
- the LOC114232802 gene encoding LOW QUALITY PROTEIN: 39S ribosomal protein L53, mitochondrial-like (The sequence of the model RefSeq protein was modified relative to this genomic sequence to represent the inferred CDS: inserted 1 base in 1 codon; substituted 1 base at 1 genomic stop codon), with protein sequence MAAATVARLGLRAVKEVRVQFCPFENLGXLXGDGHRLIMRGAHLTAQEMLTAFTSHILARSAAGSGDNPGIDAGC encoded by the exons ATGGCGGCGGCCACCGTGGCTCGGCTAGGACTCCGGGCAGTCAAGGAGGTTCGGGTTCAGTTCTGCCCCTTCGAGAACCTTG GTCTATGAGGAGACGGACATCGCCTGATTATGCGCGGCGCCCACCTCACCGCCCAAGAAATGCTCACTGCCTTCACCTCCCACATCCTGGCCCGGAGCGCAGCGGGGAGCGGGGACAACCCTGGCATTGATGCGGGCTGCTGA
- the SP110 gene encoding sp110 nuclear body protein — protein MFNITRDLKETLRQHFIFQKLEISYAICKPFPFLEGLRDKAFISEKMYMESMEACRNMVPVSKVVYNILTKLEEPFNLSFLEMLFSQINLREYPNLEAIHRSFRNVVASCGGWRKAVFEVPANSVGRNPHQNLLPLPAPQRPPLRCPTQVPRVNQPRAIPQHNNKVLDNALPRVIQEGRTTPVANLTPHVNDEEDAQRVPSTPPATVQVSSDHPTAQAKDKEEAQEMPQAPSAHEPVIRNDSPEPNEPAEPQEAASTPLVRKGKKRKRSMWSVQKKRQQKKRLRRGTASPGHRIQEKLQMVDQVTQRKDDSTRNSKVVIKTQKAKTKCAQMSGPEDPLDDGSRLSLRKSPRKKRTTSPVHRTQEKPQMVDQATQKNNSTRNSRMMTRTQKARTECAQTSGPEEKKKKDVCSSSTISCQKNIPQKEKPEDDAVDFQSPTLPVTCGRETGILHKEKMGKGSSEKCIQNEEGDWFTPREFEIKGRGIKSKHWKRNVRCKGQTLQQLMEKGLLFCPPRINFKREWENANECEVCCRGGQLLCCDACPRAFHEDCHIPPTEAKRSPWSCTFCRMKEFSGSQQCLRRSEVLTRQMGPEEQLKCEFLLLKAYCHPQSAFFAKTPHNIQDYAEPFKEAMWLDLVKERLTERMYSVEWFVRDIRLIFHNHKTFYKASVLGQIGLDLEANFEKDLKEVLIFHEASENSFQAPP, from the exons GAGTCTATGGAAGCCTGTAGAAATATGGTCCCTGTATCCAAAGTGGTATACAACATTCTCACCAAACTGGAGGAGCCATTTAATCTGTCATTTCTGGAAATGTTGTTCAGTCAGATCAATCTACGTGAATACCCCAACCTGGAGGCGATTCACAGGAGCTTCAGAAATG TTGTCGCTTCCTGTGGAGGATGGAGAAAAGCCGTCTTTGAAGTCCCAGCCAACTCAGTAGGTAGAAACCCCCATCAgaacctgctgccactgcctgcaccCCAGCGCCCCCCACTGAGATGCCCAACCCAAGTGCCCAGAGTCAATCAGCCCAGAGCAATCCCACAGCACAACAATAAGGTCCTGGACAACGCTCTCCCAAGAGTCATCCAGGAAGGAAGGACCACTCCAG tGGCCAACTTAACACCCCACGTAAATGATGAAGAAGACGCACAACGGGTGCCCAGCACTCCCCCTGCTACTGTGCAAG TGTCCAGTGACCACCCGACCGCTCAAGCAAAAGATAAAGAAGAGGCTCAAGAGATGCCCCAGGCTCCCTCAGCCCACGAGCCAG TGATAAGAAATGATTCTCCTGAACCAAATGAGCCGGCAGAGCCCCAGGAAGCAGCCAGCACACCTCTCGTCAGGAAAG ggaagaaaagaaaaagaagtatgtGGTCAGTTCAAAAAAAGAGACAACAGAAAAAAAGACTTCGAAGAG GAACCGCCTCACCTGGTCACAGAATCCAAGAGAAGCTCCAAATGGTGGATCAGGTGACTCAAAGAAAGGATGACTCAACCAGGAACTCAAAGGTGGTGATAAAGACCCAAAAGGCAAAGACTAAATGTGCCCAGATGTCTGGACCTGAGG ATCCCCTGGATGATGGAAGCAGACTGTCATTGAGGAAATCTCCGAGGAAAAAGC GAACCACCTCACCTGTGCACAGAACCCAAGAGAAGCCTCAAATGGTGGATCAGGCAACTCAAAAGAACAACTCAACCAGAAACTCAAGGATGATGACAAGGACCCAAAAGGCAAGGACTGAATGTGCCCAAACATCTGGACCTGAGG aaaagaaaaaaaaagatgtctgtTCAAGTTCAACAATAAGTTGTCAGAAAAATATTCCCCAAAAGG AAAAACCCGAAGATGATGCTGTGGATTTTCAGTCTCCTACACTTCCTGTGACCTGTGGTAGGGAGACGGGGATTTTACATAAGGAGAAAATGGGAAAAG GATCCTCAGAGAAGTGCATTCAGAATGAGGAGGGAGACTGGTTCACACCAAGAGAATTTGAAATTAAAGGAAGAGGAATAAAATCAAAGCACTGGAAACGGAATGTGCGTTGCAAAGGACAGACCCTACAACAGCTGATGGAG AAAGGACTTTTGTTCTGTCCTCCAAGAATAAATTTCAAGAGAGAG TGGGAAAATGCGAATGAATGTGAGGTGTGCTGCAGAGGGGGACAGCTGCTCTGCTGTGACGCCTGTCCACGAGCCTTTCATGAAGACTGTCACATCCCGCCCACAGAGGCTAAGAG GAGCCCATGGAGTTGCACCTTCTGCAGGATGAAGGAGTTTTCAGGAAGTCAGCAGTGTCTCAGGAGATCTGAGGTCTTGACGAGGCAGATGGGGCCTGAGGAGCAGCTG AAATGTGAGTTCCTCCTCTTGAAGGCCTACTGTCACCCACAAAGTGCCTTTTTTGCAAAGACCCCACATAAC ATCCAAGATTATGCTGAGCCCTTTAAGGAAGCCATGTGGTTGGACCTGGTGAAGGAAAGGCTGACTGAGAGAATGTATTCAGTGGAATGGTTTGTACGGGACATACGCCTGATCTTTCATAACCATAAAACTTTTTACAAG GCTTCTGTCTTGGGTCAGATAGGACTGGATTTAGAGGCAAATTTTGAAAAGGATCTCAAAGAAGTGCTTATTTTTCATGAAGCCAGTGAGAACAGTTTCCAGGCTCCTCCTTGA